From Chryseobacterium joostei, the proteins below share one genomic window:
- a CDS encoding DUF5777 family beta-barrel protein: MTKALLFLSIFSSGLAFAQEDLLKDIDTITTHTDASQPAFKALQIVTGQSTKLAAKKEWYMIVAHRFGDVSAGFKDFFGLDNASTKLGVIYGISDGLSVSLSRETNMKTFEGAAKYRLIRQDENFPVDIVGYNVMGVNTEIDKDTYPHLRFSDRLSYLTQALISRRFSDKLSLQLTPSYVHKNLYEPTIEDKNQFLAGIGGRYKISKRVSVNAEYFVNFDNHSFYKNPLSLGVDIETGGHIFQLLFTNSQINSDIGYLTNASGNWGKGHIFFGFNLYRVF, encoded by the coding sequence ATGACAAAAGCTCTCTTATTTTTGTCAATATTTTCATCAGGTCTTGCCTTTGCACAGGAAGATCTGCTGAAAGATATTGATACCATTACGACCCATACAGATGCCTCACAACCTGCCTTTAAGGCATTGCAGATTGTTACCGGGCAATCTACTAAACTTGCAGCAAAGAAAGAATGGTATATGATTGTTGCGCACCGATTTGGTGATGTAAGTGCAGGGTTTAAAGACTTTTTCGGACTAGATAACGCCTCTACCAAATTGGGAGTTATTTATGGCATTTCAGACGGCCTATCGGTAAGCCTGTCCAGAGAAACAAATATGAAAACCTTTGAGGGTGCTGCAAAGTACAGATTAATCAGGCAGGATGAAAATTTTCCGGTTGATATTGTAGGGTACAATGTAATGGGAGTGAATACCGAAATAGATAAAGATACTTATCCACATCTTAGGTTCAGCGATAGGCTTTCTTATCTTACACAGGCTTTAATTTCCAGAAGATTTAGTGATAAACTTTCATTGCAGCTTACTCCGTCATATGTACATAAAAATTTATATGAACCAACTATCGAAGATAAAAATCAATTTTTAGCAGGAATTGGCGGGCGCTATAAAATTTCAAAAAGAGTTTCTGTAAATGCAGAATATTTTGTGAATTTCGACAATCACAGTTTCTATAAAAATCCATTATCACTAGGGGTGGATATAGAAACAGGAGGACATATTTTCCAGCTTTTATTTACGAACTCCCAGATCAATTCAGATATCGGATATCTTACGAATGCATCAGGAAACTGGGGAAAAGGACATATTTTCTTTGGGTTTAATCTTTATAGAGTTTTTTAA
- a CDS encoding winged helix-turn-helix transcriptional regulator produces MTAIKENSTIQENKKIVQDCPVMYVMERIGGFWKPIILFNLYSGEKRYSELKRAIPAVTEKMLIQHLKQLETDGLVIRTAKPVVPPHVSYKLSEAGNELAPVIDAMAAWAFQDMERYVQCEK; encoded by the coding sequence ATGACAGCCATTAAAGAAAATTCAACCATTCAGGAAAACAAAAAAATAGTACAGGATTGCCCTGTAATGTATGTAATGGAGAGGATAGGTGGTTTTTGGAAACCTATTATTCTGTTTAACCTTTATTCAGGAGAAAAAAGATATAGTGAACTGAAAAGAGCAATTCCTGCAGTAACGGAAAAAATGTTGATTCAACATCTTAAGCAGCTGGAAACAGATGGACTGGTGATCAGAACTGCAAAACCTGTAGTACCACCACATGTTTCCTATAAATTGAGCGAAGCAGGAAATGAGCTGGCTCCCGTTATTGATGCCATGGCCGCATGGGCATTTCAGGATATGGAAAGATATGTACAATGCGAAAAGTAA
- a CDS encoding GNAT family N-acetyltransferase — MEFKTLKNFDVEELLSVFNLSFSDYVVPFHLTRELLNFKIATEKIDLSLSVGAFEDDKLVGFILQAEKIENGVGIAYNAGTGVIPEGRGKGLVRKMYDFIIPLLKERNINTLVLEVIDGNQKAIRAYENLGFTIVRRLLCFNGNINSIENNSEIIIKELTDFQWETFRSFRDIEPSWQGSDFVLKDMKKDCTILGAFKGEKLVGYTIYNSIVRKIYQVAVDKNHRKQGIATVLFDAIKNDINGQAVSLNNVDEISEDTSSFLSKIGLENKVSQFEMKRTF; from the coding sequence ATGGAATTTAAAACCTTAAAGAATTTTGATGTAGAGGAACTTTTATCAGTATTCAATCTTTCCTTTTCAGATTATGTTGTTCCTTTTCATCTAACCAGAGAACTTCTAAACTTTAAAATAGCTACTGAAAAAATAGACCTGAGCTTATCTGTAGGAGCATTTGAAGATGACAAACTGGTGGGATTTATTCTTCAGGCAGAAAAAATAGAAAATGGAGTGGGAATAGCTTACAATGCCGGAACAGGAGTTATTCCTGAGGGCAGAGGAAAGGGTCTGGTGAGGAAAATGTATGATTTTATAATACCACTTCTAAAGGAAAGAAATATTAATACTTTGGTTCTGGAGGTGATTGATGGAAATCAAAAGGCGATCAGGGCATATGAAAATCTTGGGTTTACCATTGTCAGAAGATTACTTTGCTTTAATGGAAATATTAATTCAATAGAAAATAATTCAGAAATTATTATTAAAGAATTGACAGATTTTCAATGGGAAACATTCCGTTCATTCAGGGATATTGAACCATCATGGCAGGGATCTGATTTTGTATTGAAAGACATGAAGAAAGATTGTACAATTCTGGGTGCATTTAAGGGAGAAAAACTCGTAGGATATACTATTTATAATTCCATAGTAAGAAAAATATATCAGGTTGCAGTTGATAAAAACCATAGAAAACAAGGGATTGCCACTGTGCTTTTTGATGCCATTAAGAATGATATCAACGGGCAGGCAGTTTCTCTAAATAACGTAGATGAAATTTCTGAGGATACCAGTAGTTTTTTAAGCAAAATAGGCCTTGAAAACAAGGTGTCTCAGTTTGAAATGAAACGAACGTTCTGA
- a CDS encoding DUF3467 domain-containing protein: MDNNQNPQDGNINIELNEMVAAGIYANLALVNHSPSEFVVDFIQLMPGVQQAKVRSRVILAPLHAKRVLNALQQNIANYEQQFGEIKEVEPFVLGGNNVQA; the protein is encoded by the coding sequence ATGGACAACAATCAAAATCCACAAGACGGAAACATCAACATCGAATTAAACGAAATGGTAGCTGCTGGTATCTATGCTAACCTAGCTTTAGTAAACCACTCTCCATCTGAATTTGTAGTAGACTTTATTCAGTTGATGCCAGGTGTTCAGCAAGCTAAAGTAAGATCAAGAGTAATTCTTGCTCCACTTCACGCTAAAAGAGTATTAAACGCTCTTCAACAGAACATCGCTAACTACGAGCAGCAGTTCGGAGAAATTAAAGAAGTTGAGCCTTTCGTATTAGGAGGAAACAACGTACAAGCTTAA
- a CDS encoding NAD(P)-dependent alcohol dehydrogenase, which produces MSTFTVKAYGAESTTADLKEMNIERREVTSKDVEIEILYCGVCHSDLHTARNDWGGTIYPAVPGHEIVGRITKIGSDVTKFKVGDLAGVGCIVDSCGHCGSCQHDLEQYCENGFTGTYNGQDKHLGGHTFGGYSQKVVVDSQHVLKVPENLDPAAVAPLLCAGITTWSPLRHWNVGPDSKVAVVGLGGLGHMAIKLAKGLGAEVTLFSRTPGKTEDAKQLGADHVIISTDEAQMKSVKGKFDLIIDTVPYVHDVNPYVTTLNIDGTHVLVGYLGGLEPMLNTVPMILGRKSVAGSVIGGIAETQELLDFCGEHNIVSEIEMIKMQEINEAYERMLKSDVRYRFVIDMQSL; this is translated from the coding sequence ATGAGCACATTTACAGTAAAAGCCTATGGAGCAGAATCTACCACGGCAGATCTGAAAGAAATGAATATTGAAAGAAGAGAAGTAACCTCAAAAGATGTAGAGATTGAAATTCTATATTGCGGGGTATGTCACTCTGACCTTCATACCGCAAGAAATGACTGGGGCGGAACCATCTACCCTGCTGTTCCGGGACATGAAATTGTAGGAAGAATTACAAAAATCGGAAGTGATGTAACGAAGTTTAAAGTAGGTGATCTTGCTGGTGTAGGATGCATCGTAGATTCTTGCGGTCATTGCGGAAGCTGCCAACACGATTTGGAACAATATTGTGAGAATGGATTCACCGGAACTTATAACGGACAGGACAAACACTTGGGAGGACATACTTTTGGAGGATATTCTCAAAAAGTAGTAGTAGATTCTCAGCATGTATTAAAAGTTCCTGAAAACCTTGATCCGGCTGCTGTAGCACCTCTTCTATGTGCAGGTATCACTACATGGTCACCTTTGAGACACTGGAATGTAGGTCCGGATTCTAAGGTTGCTGTAGTTGGACTAGGAGGATTAGGGCATATGGCCATCAAATTAGCAAAAGGATTGGGCGCTGAAGTTACTTTATTTTCCAGAACTCCGGGAAAAACTGAGGATGCTAAGCAGTTGGGAGCAGATCATGTTATCATTTCCACAGACGAAGCACAAATGAAGTCTGTAAAAGGGAAATTTGATCTGATTATTGATACGGTTCCTTATGTACATGATGTAAACCCTTATGTTACCACTCTAAATATCGACGGAACACATGTTCTTGTGGGTTACTTAGGGGGACTGGAACCTATGCTGAATACTGTTCCTATGATTTTGGGAAGAAAATCTGTAGCCGGATCTGTGATTGGTGGTATTGCTGAGACTCAGGAATTATTGGATTTCTGCGGAGAGCATAATATTGTTTCCGAAATTGAGATGATTAAGATGCAGGAAATTAACGAAGCTTACGAAAGAATGCTGAAAAGTGATGTGAGATATCGTTTCGTTATTGATATGCAATCTTTATAA
- a CDS encoding T9SS type A sorting domain-containing protein has translation MKKLLLTFSMVLANFAWAQFSSGIVPLTATAMTVKLDTTPTGVTITMTGDSNSMLGIGFGSVGMATGSDGFIYNSSSNRDYTFPGPMIPPTIDPSQDWTETSNTVSGSTRTVVATRSLSGSAGDFAISNTAATINIFYARKTGTGIGYHDAGRGYATLTMAATTLSTNEIVAGDKKVNFYPNPAKTTVSLKNFDKIKSIDIYEATGRKVRSIEPDQQNINVEDLKSGIYYLEIKLKDGSLSYEKLIKE, from the coding sequence ATGAAAAAACTTTTACTAACATTCAGTATGGTCCTTGCGAACTTTGCCTGGGCCCAGTTTTCATCAGGAATAGTGCCTCTTACGGCTACTGCCATGACGGTGAAATTAGACACTACCCCCACAGGAGTAACCATTACTATGACGGGAGACAGCAATTCAATGCTGGGCATTGGTTTTGGAAGTGTAGGAATGGCTACCGGATCCGATGGATTTATATATAACTCTTCTTCCAACAGAGATTATACATTTCCCGGCCCAATGATACCGCCTACCATTGATCCGTCACAGGACTGGACCGAAACCTCCAATACAGTATCAGGAAGTACGAGAACTGTAGTGGCTACAAGATCTCTATCCGGAAGTGCAGGAGATTTTGCTATTTCCAATACTGCAGCCACGATTAATATCTTTTATGCACGAAAAACAGGTACAGGAATAGGATATCATGATGCAGGAAGAGGGTATGCAACTTTAACAATGGCGGCAACCACTTTATCAACAAATGAAATTGTTGCTGGTGACAAGAAAGTGAATTTTTACCCTAATCCGGCTAAGACAACGGTAAGCCTTAAAAATTTTGACAAAATAAAATCCATTGATATTTATGAAGCTACCGGTAGAAAAGTAAGATCAATAGAACCTGATCAGCAAAATATCAATGTTGAAGACCTGAAATCAGGTATCTATTATTTAGAAATCAAATTGAAAGACGGAAGTCTGTCCTACGAAAAACTGATCAAAGAATAA
- a CDS encoding alkaline phosphatase family protein — MKRGIHFLLLLISLTAFGQQANVDTAQVVVPERQNSPETQSKPYVIMISTDGFRYDYAKKYNAENLLKLSNSGVRAEAMIPSYPSITFPNHWSLITGLYPSHHGLIDNFFYDYKRKEAYAMSNKKNAEDGSWYGGTPLWGLAEKQGMVSASLMWVGSASDAGGMRPTYYYPYHEKFTPSEKVEKVVNWLKLPEDKRPHFISLYFPEVDGSGHHYGPDAKETETAVHLIDQAVGNLVQKVNDLGLKNVNFVFVSDHGMIKVDGGTPLEIPAILFDKNRFDFYNSQTLLRVYVKNQDEVKSIYKELKKNKTDDYEVYLDKKLPRYLHFATRDDQYNRIGQILLVPKAPKIFLEKGKKTSVGKHGYNPRLVPEMKATFYAWGPEFKNNLVIDEFANINVYPLVAEILGLKIDQPIDGKIKVLKETLKENK, encoded by the coding sequence ATGAAGCGAGGAATACATTTTTTACTGCTGCTTATTTCCTTAACGGCTTTTGGCCAGCAAGCAAATGTTGATACGGCTCAGGTAGTCGTTCCCGAGAGACAAAACAGCCCGGAAACCCAATCTAAACCCTATGTGATCATGATTTCTACAGATGGTTTCCGATACGATTATGCTAAAAAATACAATGCGGAAAACCTGTTGAAACTTTCCAATAGCGGGGTAAGAGCAGAAGCAATGATTCCGAGTTATCCAAGTATTACCTTTCCCAACCACTGGAGTCTGATCACAGGACTTTATCCATCCCATCATGGTTTAATTGATAACTTCTTCTACGATTATAAGAGAAAAGAAGCTTATGCTATGAGCAATAAAAAGAATGCAGAAGATGGAAGCTGGTATGGCGGAACACCGCTTTGGGGATTGGCAGAGAAACAGGGAATGGTTTCTGCCTCATTAATGTGGGTAGGATCTGCCAGTGATGCAGGTGGAATGAGACCAACATATTATTATCCATACCACGAAAAATTTACCCCATCCGAAAAAGTAGAAAAAGTGGTAAACTGGCTGAAGCTGCCTGAAGACAAAAGACCGCATTTTATCTCCCTATATTTTCCTGAAGTAGATGGAAGCGGACATCATTATGGACCTGATGCCAAGGAAACGGAAACTGCTGTTCACCTGATTGATCAGGCAGTAGGTAATCTAGTTCAGAAAGTAAATGATTTGGGATTAAAAAATGTCAACTTTGTTTTTGTTTCCGACCACGGAATGATTAAGGTTGATGGCGGGACACCATTGGAAATTCCGGCTATCCTTTTTGATAAAAACAGGTTTGATTTTTACAATTCTCAAACCCTTTTAAGAGTATATGTTAAAAATCAGGATGAGGTAAAATCTATATATAAAGAATTAAAAAAGAACAAAACAGATGACTACGAAGTTTATTTGGATAAAAAGCTTCCTAGATATCTGCATTTTGCAACCAGAGATGATCAATACAACAGAATAGGACAGATTCTTCTGGTTCCAAAAGCTCCGAAGATTTTCCTTGAAAAAGGCAAGAAAACATCAGTAGGAAAGCATGGATACAATCCTAGATTGGTTCCTGAAATGAAGGCGACATTCTATGCATGGGGGCCGGAGTTTAAAAATAATCTGGTCATTGATGAGTTTGCCAATATTAATGTTTATCCTTTGGTTGCTGAAATTTTAGGATTAAAAATTGATCAGCCCATTGATGGAAAAATAAAGGTGTTGAAAGAGACCCTAAAAGAGAATAAATAA
- a CDS encoding NAD(P)H-binding protein — protein sequence MKIIITGSLGNVAKPLTQQLVKQGHDVTVVSSNEARKHDIESLGATSAIGSITDIDFLTQTFDGADAVFVMTPPAISPDNIVQNTINVGKNYAEALQKAHVKKAVMLSSVGAESPVENGPIKGLHHIEKIYNELENTSFTFLRAGYFYTNFFNDIPLVKNAGIIGGNYSENTEIPVVHPIDIANAAAEELVKNEQGKNIRYIVSDSRKASDFAKVLGSSVEKPELPWVEFSDEDALNGMLQAGLPKDMAELYVEMGRGMRTGVVQKGFIEHGSPVTGTIKLEDFAKEFSSHF from the coding sequence ATGAAAATTATAATCACAGGATCACTAGGAAATGTAGCCAAGCCTTTAACCCAACAACTTGTAAAACAAGGGCATGATGTAACCGTAGTCAGTAGTAATGAAGCGAGAAAGCACGATATTGAATCATTGGGAGCAACCTCAGCTATCGGATCGATTACAGATATTGATTTCTTAACCCAAACTTTTGACGGAGCAGATGCTGTCTTTGTGATGACACCTCCCGCTATAAGCCCTGATAACATTGTTCAGAATACAATCAACGTAGGAAAAAACTATGCAGAAGCATTACAAAAAGCTCATGTAAAAAAAGCAGTAATGCTAAGCAGTGTAGGTGCTGAATCTCCTGTAGAAAACGGTCCTATTAAAGGTCTTCATCATATTGAAAAAATTTACAATGAGTTAGAAAATACCTCATTTACATTTTTAAGAGCCGGATATTTTTATACTAATTTCTTCAATGATATTCCACTGGTTAAAAATGCAGGAATTATTGGTGGTAATTATTCTGAGAATACAGAAATACCTGTAGTTCATCCTATTGATATTGCTAATGCTGCAGCTGAAGAACTGGTAAAAAATGAACAAGGAAAAAACATCCGATATATTGTAAGTGATTCCCGAAAAGCTTCTGACTTTGCAAAGGTCTTGGGAAGTTCTGTAGAAAAGCCAGAATTGCCTTGGGTGGAATTCTCTGATGAAGATGCACTAAACGGAATGCTGCAGGCAGGTCTTCCAAAAGATATGGCAGAATTATATGTTGAGATGGGACGAGGAATGAGAACCGGAGTGGTACAAAAAGGGTTTATTGAACATGGATCTCCTGTTACAGGAACAATCAAGCTAGAAGATTTTGCTAAAGAATTTTCAAGCCATTTTTAA
- a CDS encoding Crp/Fnr family transcriptional regulator, whose product MVNSSFILSKFGFLGSDFLNALQQHAITTNIKAKTEIIREGQKNKYVPFLIKGSIKVFTLNDGRELIYYYIKENDSCLMTFSSIFTDYVSRVYAIAEEDSEALLIPVSIMHDWLLRFPEINKLFYREYDKRFSEVMSMVNDAVFHRLDKRVLNYIKQQISLTGNNPIKITHREIANSLGSSREVISRVMKKIENEGEIVQTKSGIKVPVNENVSSF is encoded by the coding sequence ATGGTTAATAGTTCATTTATCTTAAGTAAATTTGGTTTTTTAGGAAGTGATTTCTTAAATGCACTTCAGCAGCATGCCATTACTACAAATATAAAAGCCAAGACAGAAATAATAAGAGAAGGTCAGAAAAATAAATATGTTCCCTTTTTGATTAAAGGATCCATAAAGGTTTTTACCCTCAACGACGGAAGAGAGTTGATCTACTATTACATTAAAGAAAATGACAGCTGCCTTATGACCTTTTCATCTATTTTTACGGATTATGTAAGCAGGGTATATGCCATTGCTGAAGAAGACTCCGAAGCCCTATTAATCCCTGTTTCCATAATGCATGATTGGCTGCTTAGATTTCCTGAGATCAATAAATTGTTTTACCGCGAATATGACAAGCGATTCTCAGAAGTAATGAGTATGGTAAACGATGCTGTTTTCCACAGACTGGATAAACGAGTACTTAATTATATCAAACAACAAATCTCTCTTACCGGAAACAACCCAATAAAAATTACCCATCGCGAAATTGCTAACAGTTTAGGGTCATCCAGAGAGGTGATAAGCCGTGTCATGAAAAAAATTGAAAATGAAGGTGAAATTGTACAAACCAAATCAGGGATAAAAGTTCCTGTAAATGAAAATGTTAGCTCTTTCTAA
- a CDS encoding YceI family protein, translating into MKKIALLSVSLLFAGYASAQKYSSKTGKIVFEASVPLFEDIFAQDDNNLVILNTDNGEMASVSAVKNFRFKTKLMEEHFNESYAETSKYPKATFKGKIAGFDKTKIAASPQKYTVQGTLNFHGVDKAVVSTATIYTKDGKIYMQGNFIAKPVDYKVTIPKMVTKKIAENVNVEYNYILIKS; encoded by the coding sequence ATGAAAAAAATAGCACTGCTTAGCGTTTCCTTACTTTTTGCCGGTTACGCTTCAGCACAGAAATACAGTTCCAAAACAGGTAAAATAGTTTTTGAGGCCTCAGTGCCACTGTTTGAAGATATTTTTGCACAGGATGATAATAACCTTGTGATCCTCAATACTGATAATGGTGAAATGGCTTCCGTTTCTGCAGTCAAAAACTTTCGCTTTAAAACCAAATTAATGGAAGAGCACTTCAATGAAAGCTATGCAGAAACTTCAAAATATCCGAAAGCTACTTTTAAAGGAAAAATTGCAGGTTTTGATAAAACAAAGATTGCTGCCAGCCCACAGAAATATACTGTTCAGGGGACATTGAATTTTCATGGAGTAGATAAAGCAGTGGTATCCACAGCAACAATCTATACTAAGGACGGAAAGATCTATATGCAGGGAAATTTTATAGCAAAACCTGTAGATTATAAAGTAACAATTCCTAAGATGGTTACTAAAAAAATAGCAGAAAATGTAAACGTTGAGTATAATTATATCTTGATAAAATCATGA
- a CDS encoding ankyrin repeat domain-containing protein, translated as MRNLILVVGLFLSSLLFAQEKVKSIFDIARSGTVSEVKDLMKQNPDIINQINESGFSPLILACYRGNVEVGEFLIEHVKDVNYKSKEGTALAGLSVKYNKKLVESLLKKNADPNIADDTGSTPLFWAVKLGNKELVELLLTYKADKSIKDSMGVTPFEYALKTDNKEIISLLKN; from the coding sequence ATGAGAAACCTGATTTTAGTAGTAGGTCTGTTTCTGAGTTCCCTGCTGTTTGCTCAGGAAAAAGTAAAGTCAATATTCGATATTGCCAGAAGCGGAACAGTATCAGAAGTAAAAGATCTGATGAAACAAAATCCCGACATTATTAACCAAATCAATGAGAGTGGTTTCTCACCTCTTATTTTGGCCTGTTATAGAGGAAATGTAGAAGTTGGCGAATTTCTGATAGAACACGTAAAGGATGTAAACTACAAAAGCAAGGAAGGAACTGCATTGGCTGGTCTCTCAGTAAAGTATAACAAAAAATTGGTGGAAAGTTTACTGAAGAAAAATGCAGATCCCAATATTGCAGATGATACAGGTTCTACCCCTCTTTTTTGGGCGGTGAAGCTAGGTAACAAAGAATTGGTTGAATTACTGCTTACATACAAAGCAGATAAATCAATCAAAGACTCAATGGGAGTAACCCCTTTTGAATATGCCTTAAAAACAGACAACAAAGAAATCATTAGCCTTTTAAAAAATTGA